The following are encoded in a window of Panicum virgatum strain AP13 chromosome 5N, P.virgatum_v5, whole genome shotgun sequence genomic DNA:
- the LOC120674307 gene encoding lysosomal Pro-X carboxypeptidase-like: MHHVRRAPVFSQAPPPQLHSNELLCSTQARRKSKATTTTMRPLRRLAVLLVLVLLPAVAWALDPPRFPGPQPRARQGANGVGGYEYETRYFRQRLDHFSFPGVGDEDEAAAFFQQRYLVGRGGGWAGPGGPIFFYCGNEGDIAWFAANSGLVWEAAPRFAALVVFAEHRYYGESMPFGSKAKAYNNSKSLAYLTAEQAIADFAVLLADLKRNLSAEGSPVVLFGGSYGGMLAAWMRLKYPHVAVGALASSAPILQFEDIVPSTIFYDLVSDDFQRESLSCFQTIKDSWRVLDEQGNGQDGLLKLSKTFHLCQTLKTSGDLSDWLSSAYSYLGMVDYPIPSEFLMPLPANPIKEVCRNIDSQPEGTSILERIYAGVNVYYNYTGTVDCFDLNDDPHGMGGWDWQACTEMVMPMSYSENRSMYPPYKFNYASYADNCIKSYGVRPRPRWITTEFGGHNITMVLEKFGSNIIFFNGLLDPWSGGGVLKNISESVIAIVAPLGAHHIDLRPATPEDPDWLVSLRESELKIISGWLSDYYGARGALFQPVAVKGSSAS, translated from the exons ATGCACCACGTCAGAAGAGCCCCCGTTTTCTCGCAGGCTCCTCCACCCCAACTCCACTCCAACGAACTCCTCTGCTCTACTCAGGCTCGTCGGAAGTCGAAAGCGACAACCACGACGATGcgtccgctccgccgcctcgccgtcctcctcgtcctcgtcctcctccccgcggtCGCTTGGGCCCTGGATCCTCCCCGCTTCCCGGGGCCCCAACCCCGCGCGCGGCAGGGAGCCAATGGGGTGGGGGGCTACGAGTACGAGACCCGGTACTTCCGGCAGCGGCTGGACCATTTCAGCTTTCCCGGGGTCGGggacgaggacgaggcggcggcgttctTCCAGCAGCGGTACCTGGTGGGCCGCGGGGGTGGGTGGGCCGGCCCCGGCGGGCCTATCTTCTTCTACTGCGGCAACGAGGGCGACATCGCCTGGTTCGCCGCCAACTCCGGCCTCGTCTGGGAGGCCGCCCCGCGCTTCGCCGCCCTCGTCGTCTTCGCCGAG CATCGTTACTACGGGGAGTCCATGCCGTTCGGGAGCAAAGCCAAGGCGTACAACAATTCCAAGTCACTGGCGTACCTCACGGCCGAGCAGGCGATTGCTGACTTCGCAGTGCTGCTCGCTGACCTCAAGAGGAACCTATCCGCAGAGGGCAGCCCCGTGGTGCTCTTTGGGGGCTCATACGGTGGAA TGCTAGCTGCTTGGATGAGACTCAAATATCCACATGTTGCTGTCGGGGCACTCGCATCATCAGCTCCAATCCTGCAGTTTGAAGACATCGTCCCTTCTACCATATTCTATGATCTCGTTTCAGATGATTTTCAG AGGGAAAGTTTAAGCTGCTTTCAGACAATAAAAGACTCTTGGAGAGTATTAGATGAACAAGGAAACGGGCAAGATGGTCTTCTGAAACTAAGCAAAACTTTTCACCTTTGCCA gaCCCTGAAAACAAGCGGGGACCTTTCAGATTGGTTGAGCTCAGCATACAGTTATCTTGGCATGGTGGATTACCCAATTCCTTCAGAATTCCTCATGCCTTTGCCTGCAAATCCTATTAAAGAA GTGTGCAGGAATATTGACAGCCAACCTGAGGGTACTAGTATTCTGGAACGCATATATGCAGGAGTAAATGTATACTACAACTATACTGGTACTGTTGACTGCTTTGATCTGAATGACGATCCCCATGGAATGGGTGGATGGGATTGGCAG GCTTGTACTGAGATGGTAATGCCTATGTCCTACAGTGAAAATAGGAGCATGTATCCACCATACAAATTTAATTACGCTTCCTATGCTGATAATTGCATCAAAAGCTATGGTGTCAGGCCAAGGCCTCGGTGGATTACTACCGAATTTGGTGGGCAT AATATTACTATGGTCTTGGAAAAGTTTGGTAGTAACATCATATTCTTCAACGGGCTTCTAGATCCATGGAGCGGTGGAGG TGTCCTGAAGAATATATCTGAGAGTGTCATTGCCATTGTGGCTCCATTAG GAGCACATCACATCGATTTGCGCCCCGCGACTCCGGAGGACCCAGACTGGCTGGTAAGCCTGAGAGAATCAGAACTGAAGATCATATCTGGCTGGTTATCGGACTACTATGGGGCGAGAGGGGCGCTCTTCCAGCCTGTGGCTGTCAAGGGCTCCTCAGCATCCTAA
- the LOC120674016 gene encoding uncharacterized protein LOC120674016: MAARARGRLLALFLVAGSARGLAKPEAAAAPKPPVPKAISDLRDAIVKGLGFQAEGLKVSGFDVRDALVGHAVSYEFDIEVGRKVLPVRLLEDVNRWDFVDLPIFRSQADADDTALAEIWRAGKGSIVEPTLPPFQLAGPMELWIQDGDDVRLALPHDVDAGTLKKVVLSDGAVVTVKGARAVSLRLPLELPLPLNRTTYKSRLSSLLSIAQALRGAARSNQKPLLSLRIEGPTSLSSTPSMSPKEKLKLKRLAPGQVELSSRAGAIPAATEDGDESPNTELWPLLSLNGSDGSLQGFEELLASVLGKKAGEKGTFKLLKARASAQTYVKMAFAVEKKLAEGEVNWSNFPEWKTKPKKLRAHYEVLARVEGGQAIPERIAQVQPFQADEATAESVLTGNVTRSKMEIIHPPPVYFTL, translated from the exons ATGGCCGCTCGAGCTCGAGGGCGGCTCCTCGCGCTGTTTCTCGTTGCCGGCTCGGCGCGCGGCCTCGCGAagccggaggccgcggcggcgcccaagCCCCCCGTGCCGAAGGCCATCTCG GACCTAAGGGACGCGATCGTCAAGGGGCTGGGGTTCCAGGCGGAGGGGCTCAAGGTGTCCGGGTTCGACGTGCGGGACGCGCTGGTGGGGCACGCGGTGTCGTACGAGTTCGACATCGAGGTCGGCAGGAAGGTCCTGCCGGTGCGCCTGCTCGAGGACGTCAACCGCTGGGACTTCGTCGACCTCCCCATCTTCCGCTCCCAGGCCGACGCCGACGACACGGCGCTCGCCGAGATCTGGAGGGCGGGGAAAGGGAGCATCGTCGAGCCCACCCTGCCGCCCTTCCAGCTCGCCGGGCCCATGGAGCTCTGGATCCAGGACGGCGACGATGTCAGGCTCGCCTTGCCG CATGACGTGGACGCGGGAACACTGAAGAAAGTTGTTCTGTCTGACGGTGCGGTGGTAACAGTGAAGGGTGCCAGGGCTGTGAGCCTCCGGTTGCCACTTGAACTACCACTTCCGCTCAACCGTACGACTTACAAGAGCCGCCTCTCGAGCCTACTATCTATTGCACAAGCCCTACGTGGTGCAGCCCGGTCTAACCAGAAGCCCCTGCTCTCTCTTCGTATTGAGGGCCCAACCTCTTTATCCTCGACTCCTTCCATGTCTCCGAAAGAGAAGCTGAAGCTCAAACGATTGGCCCCGGGCCAAGTGGAGCTCTCTTCACGGGCAGGGGCAATCCCTGCAGCCACTGAAGACGGGGATGAATCACCCAACACTGAATTGTGGCCTCTCTTGTCACTGAACGGATCAGATGGTAGCCTacagggatttgaggagctgtTGGCCTCGGTCCTTGGAAAGAAAGCAGGCGAGAAGGGGACATTCAAGCTGCTGAAGGCGCGAGCCTCGGCGCAAACTTATGTCAAAATGGCGTTCGCAGTGGAGAAGAAGCTCGCTGAGGGAGAGGTGAATTGGTCCAACTTTCCGGAGTGGAAGACGAAGCCCAAGAAGCTGAGAGCACACTATGAGGTCCTTGCTCGAGTGGAGGGTGGCCAGGCGATCCCCGAGAGGATCGCGCAGGTGCAGCCTTTCCAGGCTGACGAGGCCACGGCCGAGAGTGTACTCACCGGCAATGTCACGAGGTCGAAGATGGAGATTATCCATCCGCCGCCGGTTTACTTCACTCTATGA